From the Longimicrobiales bacterium genome, one window contains:
- a CDS encoding porin family protein — MRRFAIAFFSGAAALAFSASAADAQTIGVKLGASLSNLSIDGTTGDSDWNTGFVGGGFIRFGFGRLGIQPEILSVTKGAEFDGGDGGEDEAIKIEYIAVPILLHLPLTYGSSFAPYIIGGPEFAFDIGCEFSGAGGDIDCDDPTVPDGPIERKDIDIGLSAGGGFAFAMGPGALLLEGRYTWGLTNISDMADAVELKNRSAYITAGYSIPLGRTY, encoded by the coding sequence ATGAGACGATTTGCTATTGCTTTTTTTTCTGGCGCTGCAGCGCTTGCATTCTCCGCATCCGCCGCTGACGCTCAGACGATCGGCGTCAAGCTCGGCGCGTCCCTCTCCAACCTGAGCATCGACGGCACCACCGGTGACTCCGACTGGAACACCGGCTTCGTGGGTGGTGGCTTCATCCGCTTCGGCTTCGGCCGGCTCGGCATTCAGCCGGAGATCCTCTCGGTCACGAAGGGCGCCGAGTTCGACGGCGGCGATGGCGGCGAGGACGAGGCGATCAAGATCGAGTACATCGCTGTGCCGATCCTGCTGCATCTGCCGCTGACGTACGGCTCGTCGTTCGCGCCGTACATCATCGGCGGTCCCGAGTTTGCCTTCGACATCGGCTGCGAATTCTCCGGTGCCGGTGGCGACATCGACTGCGATGATCCCACGGTTCCCGATGGGCCCATCGAGAGGAAGGACATCGACATCGGCCTCAGCGCCGGCGGTGGCTTCGCGTTCGCAATGGGTCCGGGCGCGCTCCTCCTCGAGGGTCGCTACACCTGGGGTCTGACGAACATCAGCGACATGGCGGACGCCGTTGAGCTCAAGAACCGCTCGGCCTACATCACGGCCGGCTACTCGATCCCGCTCGGCCGAACCTACTAG
- a CDS encoding pseudouridine synthase, whose amino-acid sequence MSEGKAEAVSLARALSKLGWCSRAQALKLVSAGRVTVDGRSVTDPSFRVDMRRARIAVDGEPVRAGERVYLMMHKLAGYVTTTSDERGRPTVHDLLPRDVQRVNAVGRLDLGSEGLLLFTNDTRWADRILDPSTHMDKRYEVELSRPLADADIDRAIAGVDAGRGEVLGFRAVSRMDRGAQWIEVVLDEGKNRQIRRVLESLGYDVVRLIRTAIGPVRLGSLEPGAVRSLTTAEKQSLD is encoded by the coding sequence ATGTCTGAAGGGAAGGCGGAAGCGGTGAGTCTTGCCCGCGCGCTCTCCAAGCTCGGCTGGTGCTCGCGAGCGCAGGCGTTGAAGCTCGTCAGCGCGGGTCGTGTCACGGTCGACGGGCGGTCGGTGACGGATCCGTCATTCCGGGTTGACATGCGCCGTGCGCGCATTGCCGTGGATGGCGAGCCCGTCCGTGCGGGCGAGCGTGTCTACCTCATGATGCACAAGCTCGCCGGATACGTGACCACGACATCCGACGAACGAGGCCGGCCGACCGTCCACGATCTGCTGCCGCGCGATGTGCAGCGGGTCAACGCCGTGGGCCGGCTGGATCTCGGCAGTGAGGGCCTGCTGCTGTTCACGAACGACACGCGCTGGGCGGACCGCATCCTGGATCCGTCCACTCACATGGACAAGCGATACGAGGTGGAGCTGTCGCGTCCGCTGGCGGATGCGGACATCGACCGTGCGATCGCGGGTGTCGACGCGGGACGCGGCGAGGTGCTGGGGTTCAGGGCGGTTTCCCGGATGGACCGCGGCGCGCAGTGGATCGAGGTGGTGCTGGATGAAGGGAAGAACCGGCAGATCAGGCGGGTGCTCGAGTCGCTGGGATACGACGTGGTTCGTCTGATCCGCACTGCGATCGGGCCGGTGCGGCTCGGCAGTCTGGAGCCGGGCGCGGTTCGGTCGCTGACGACGGCGGAGAAGCAGTCGCTGGACTGA